The Actinoplanes sp. N902-109 genomic interval GGGGAAGCGCATGGTCATCGCAGCTGCCCCAGGTCCTTGTCGCCGCGGCCGGAGAGAGTCAGCAGCACCGTGGAACCGCGGGGCAGTTCGTCGGTGCCCGCCGCGCGCAGCACCCAGGCCACCGCATGCGCCGACTCGAGCGCGCAGATGATGCCCTCGGCTCGGGCCAGCCGGTGCAGCGCCGCCAGAACCTCGTCGTCGCTGACCGTCACATAGGTGGCGCGGCCGGAGCGGCCGAGGTGGGCGTGTTCGGGGCCGACGCCCGGGTAGTCCAGGCCGGCGGCGATCGAGTGGGCCTCGGCGACCTGCCCGTCGGCGTTCTGCAGCACCAGCGAGCGGGAGCCGTGCACCACGCCGGGCGTGCCGTCGGTCATCGCCGCGCCGCCCGCGGCTTCCACCCCGATCAGCCGCGCTGTGGTGTCGGCAAAACCGGCGAACGTGCCCGCCGCGTTCGAGCCGCCGCCGACGCAGGCCACCACCACGTCGGGTACGCCGGTGGGGAGTTCCGCGGCGACCTGCCGGCGGGCCTCGTCGCCGATGACGGACTGGAACTCGCGGATCATCCACGGGTACGGGTGTGGACCGGCCACCGAGCCGAGGCAGAAGTGGCTGTCGTCCACCGCAGCGACCCACTGGCGCATCGCCTCGTTGGTGGCGTCCTTGAGCGTGCGGCTGCCCGCGGTCACCGGCACCACCTCGGCGCCGAGCAGCTGCATGCGCGCGACGTTGAGCGCCTGCCGGTCGATGTCGCGCTCGCCCATGTAGACGGTGGCCCGCAGGCCGAACAGGGCCGCGGCCGTGGCGGTGGCGACGCCGTGCTGGCCCGCGCCGGTCTCGGCGATCAGCCGGGTCTTGCCCATCCGCTGGGCGAGCAGCGCCTGACCCAGCACATTGTTGATCTTGTGAGAGCCGGTGTGGGCCAGGTCCTCACGCTTGAGCAGCAGCGTGATGCCCAGCTCCGCGGAAAGGTTCCAGGCCGGGGTGAGTGCGGTGGGCCGGCCGGCGTAGCGGGTACGGAACATGTCGAGCTGATGGCGGAAGCCGGCGTCGGCCCAGGCGTCGCGGAACGCCTCCTCCACCGCGGCGCAGGCCGGGATCAGGGCCTCGGGCACGAAGCGTCCGCCGAACTCACCGAAGCGGCCCCCGACGGCCGGTTCGCGCAGGTATCGGGTGGCGATGACAGTCATGACGCCCTCCAAAGTTATATAACTCTTGGAGCATCATGTCATAGCTTTGCCGAAAGTTCTATAACTGTTGGAGGGCGTGGAACCAGGTGGCGGCCATCTGGCGGTACCCCGCGTCGTTGGGGTGCAGCTTGTCGGACAGATCCGCGGGCCCGCGTACGGCCGACTGGTCGACAAGATGGAAGTGCGCCCCCGCCGCAGCCACGATCGCGGGCACCTGCTCGTTGTAGGCGTCGGCGCGGCGCTGGCGGGTGCGTCCGTCGCCGATGTCCTGGTTGCCGATGATCTCGGCGACGTAGACCTCGGCGGCCGGACGGTCGCGGGCGATCGTGGCCAGCACCCGGGTGAGGACCTGCGGGGCCAGCGCCGCCGCAGCCGGGGTCCGCAGGTCGTTGGTTCCGGCGTGCAGCAGGACGACGTCCGGGCGGGCCGTGTCCAGCCAGGCGTCGAGGTGCCGGGCGAGCTGGGTCAGGGTCCAGCCGGAATGGCCCTCGTGGTCGGCGTCCGGGCCGGCGCCGGTGTGCTGGGAGCCGACGAAGTCGACCCGGATGCCCGCGGCGGTCAACCGGCGGTAGAGCAGCGCGCGGTAGCCGCTGCCGTCGACGGAACCGGCGCCCATCGTGATGGAGTCGCCCAACGGCATGACCCGCAGCACCCGCGTCACCGCCGGAGCCGCGCCGGACGAGGGCACACCGGACGACGACGGCGACGACATACCGGATGGCGGCGGCGCTGCGGGTGCGGCGCAGCCGGCCGGCATCAGCAGGCCCAGCGAGCCCGCCAGGCCCAGCAGGCGAAGTCCTCCCGGCAGCGCACCGGATCCCAGCAACCGCATCATGAGCCTCCCTGGGTCCGTTCGGTCACAGCGGCACAAAGCTGAGCGGCATTCGATAATGCGGTGGTGCAGGCACTCGAGATCGCGTGCGACGAGTCCGGGTACGAGGGCGAGAAGCTCATCGACACCACCACCGATGTCTTCGCGCACGCCGGGGTCCGGCTCAGCGTGGAGACCGCCGCCGGCTGCCTGGCCGAGCTGCGCCGGCGGGTCCGGTCCCCCGCTACCGAGTACAAGGCCGGCCACCTGCTGCGCGAGAAGCACCGGGCGGTGCTGGTGTGGTTGCTGGGACCGTCGAGCCCGGTCTACCGCAACGCGCACGTGTTTCTCATCGACAAGGTGTACTTCGTGCTCGGCAAGCTGACCGATCTGCTGCTCGGCCAGCCGGTCGAGGCCGGGTTGTCGGCGGACCGGCGGGCGCGGGCGGCGTCCGAGGTGCTGTACCGCGACGGGACCAGCCACGAGTTCCTGGTCGCCGCCAACACGATGATGCGGGGGCGCGATCGCAGGGACGTCGACGGGCCGGTCAGCGCGTTCTTCCGGATCGCCGGCGGGCTGGCGGGGCGCGAGCGGGCAACAGCTTTCCGCGTACGGATGAAAGACGATCCGGTGCTGTCGTTGCTGGATCCGCTGATCCCCGCGCTGGTGCGGGCGGTGACCCGGTGGGGCGGTGACGGGCACGCGGTGACGGTGGTGCACGACCGGCAGACGATGCTGCCCGGCGAACGGGTGGACCGGCTGCGTCACCTGCTGCACCGGTCCGGCGTCGTGCTCACCGACGTGCGGCTGGCTCCGGCCGAGTACGAACCGCGGGTGCAGCTCGCCGACATCCTGGCCGGCACCGTTCGCAAGATCGCGCAGGACGAGCTGCACGGGCACGGCGACCCCGAGCTGACCACACTGATCCGGCCGTACCTCGACGCGCATTCCATCTGGGGCGACCGGCGCAGCTGGGCCCTGATGCATGCCTGACGACGCGCCGACCCGGGGCTACTTGCAACTGAAAACCGTTTCCAACAGGATGGTGCTGCCGCCACCCGGCGGTGTTCCGTACCTGGAAGGGAGCTTTTGCCATGTCCTTGAACGTCTCCCCGGATCTGCTCGCCGTTGCCGAACGCGGCGATGTGACCGATGTCGAGTTCGTCAACTGCGTGCGTACGTCGCTGCCGTACGCATGGCAGGTGGTCAGCTTGGTGATGGCCGAGCTGCACCGCGCCGACGCCGAGTTCGCCGACCACGAGGTGCCGCCGCCCTCCGAAGCCGAGCGGGGGCAGCTGTTGCGGGCGCTGGCCAGTGACGCGATCCGGGGCGGGCTGGAGCGGCACTTCGGCGCCAAGCTGGCGTTCCAGAACTGCCACCGGGTCGCCGCGTTCCGGTTCCCGGCGGTTGACAACGAGCGCTACCAGGCGTTCGTGTCGCCGCGCGGGCAGCTGCTGAACCAGTCGCCCGAACTGCGCAACTGCTGAACCGGGCAGCCGCGCCCGAGGAGCCGGGCAACGTACCCGCTGACCGGCTCCCCGGGCGTCACATCCAGGGGGCGATGACCTCTTCCTCGACGTACAGGGTCGCGTTGTTGCGGCCGCGGCGCTTGGAGCGGTACATCGCCGCGTCCGCGTGGCGCATCAGGGCCTTGGCGTCCGAGCCGCCGGCGTACGCCAGCGCCACACCGACGCTGCACCCCACATCGAGCTTGAGGCCGGCCACCGAGGCGTTGCTGGTAATGCCGTCGATGAGCCGCTGGGCCACGCCGACCGCCTCCTCGGCGTTGCGCACCCGGGTCAGCACGACGCCGAACTCGTCGCCGCCCAGCCGGCCGGCCGTGTCGGTGTCGCGGGTGGTGCGCTTGATGACCGTGCTGATCGTCTGCAGCAGCCGGTCGCCGACGTCGTGGCCGTACGTGTCGTTGACCGCCTTGAAGCCGTCCAGGTCGCAGAAGAGCATGGCGACCGGGTGCTGGTAGCGGGTGCCCTGCGCGAGGGCGCGTTCGAGGTCGCGCTTGAGCGTCGGGCCGTTGGCCAGCCCGGTGAGGCTGTCGTGCGAGGCCGCGTAGGCGATGCGGTCCTGCACGGCGCGCCGCTCGGTGATGTCGCGCTGGTGGCTGACGATGGCGTGCACCGCGGGGTGGGCCAGCATGTTGCGGGCGATGATCTCGTGCCAGTGCCAGGAGCCGTTGGCGTGCCGCACGCGCAGCTCGGCGGAGTGCTCCACGGTGCTGTCGGAGGCCAGCAGCCGGGTGAACAGCTCCATCGAGGCGACCTCGTCCTCCGGGTGGAACAGCCCGTGCAGGACCCGGCCGTGCAGTTCCTCGGGCCGGTATCCCATCACCGGCAGCGCGGCCGGGCTGACGTAGGAGACGTTGCCGTCGGCGTCGCTCATCGTGATGACCTCGGAGCCGTCGCGCACCAGCGCCCGGAACCGGTCCTCGCTGAGCCGGGTGGCGACCTCGGCCTGCTCGCGCTGGGCGACGAACCGCCCGAGCGCCCGGGCGGTGGCCACCGTGCCGAGGGCGACCAGCGCGGCCAGCACGTGGGACTCGGCGACGTCGAGGTGGGTGGGCAGCCAGCCGGCGGCGACCGCGGCCTGCCCGGCCGCCAGCGAGGTGACACCGGCCAGGGCGGCCGGTTTCCAGGCCCGCGAGCCGGCCCGGTGCAGGTGCAGCACCAGGATGTAGGCGTGCGCCACGGCCAGCAGCGCACCCCAGCCCAGCAGGTACGAGGTGACGGTGGCGATCCACATCTGCAGTGCGACGTCCAGGCCGGGCCGGTTGTCGCCGGCCAGCACCCGCTGCACCGCCGGCTGCTGCAGGATCGCGCCGGCGCCCAGCGTCGTGGCGAACGCCCACAGCGGGGCCGTGCCGATCAGGCCGAAACCGTCCAGCACCACGACGGCGACCAGCGCGAGGATGGGCTCCATCCCGTGTCGGGCGAACATTGTCGCCCGGGTCGCTGTCGTCTGCATGGGTCTCGTCTCTCCAGGGGTCGGGAGGTGGCAGACCCTCTGATCGGCTGCCCCGGCGCGCATCCAAGGGTCCGGCCGGGAAAACTGGCCCATGCGCGCCGACGGCGGCTACGTCGACGCGATCCTGCCCTGAGCATTCCGCGGGCCGGCAGCCGGTCGCGGGGCATGAAAAAGCCGCCACGACCGGTGGCGGCTTCCTCAGGTGGCGTTCAGCGCCCGTCAGCCCACCCTGCGGTAGGCGCTCGGGGTGCCCGGATAGTCGATCTTGGCCATCCGCACCTTGTCGCCGGTGTGCGGCGCATGCACGATCAAGCCGTTGCCGACGTAGATCGCCACATGATGCACCGGGGAACCGTAGAAGATCAGGTCCCCGATCCTCAGGTCGCTCCGGCTGATCGCCCGGCCGGACTGCACCTGGTCACCGGTGAAGTGGGCGAGGCTGACCCCGACCGTCCGCCAGGCGACCTGGGTGAGACCGGAGCAGTCGTACCCCGTCGGTCCCGCGGAACCGAAGATGTACGGCTTGCCGATCAGCGAGCACGCTTTCTGCGCGGCGATGTTCCCCGGTTCCTGGGTGAAGGTCTGGGGACACGGGCCGAGCTCGAGCGGGCCCTGGTCGGCACCGCTGGCGCCGTAGGCCTGGATCCGCAGCTTCTGCAGATCGTCGACCTTCTTCTGGATCTGGTTCTTGCGAGTGGCGAGGTCCTTGTCGCGGGCCGCGACCGCATCGGTCAGAGTGGCCAGATCCTGCTTGTCCTTCGCGTACTTGTCACGCAGCTTCGCCACGCCTGCCACCTGCTCCTGCTGGTGGCGGGCGATCTGGTCGAGGTAGGTCAGCTTCTCGGTGAGACCGGTCGGCGTCCCGGTGACGACCATCGACTGCAGCGCGCCGGGGGATCCCCGCATGTACGCGTCGGAGGCCATGCTGCCCACCTGCGACATGGCCAGATCAACCTGCAGCTCGAGGGGCTCGAGCTTCTTGTTGATCACCTTCAGCTGTGCACGGTTCTTGATCAGCTCGTTGTGCACCTTGTTGTACTGCTCGATAAGCGGCTCGAGCTTGTTCCACTGCTCGGTGATCTGCTTCTCGACACTTGAGGGCGACGGAGTTGCGTGCGCCGCGGTCGGAACGAGCATCACCCCGACGGCGGCGATCACACCCAGCAGACTGCGCAGAATCGTGGCGCGGCGCGCCCCAACTCTTTTCACGTAGGTGCAGTGTCCTTTCTTCCCTCGGCCGCCGACCGGGTTAGCTGTCGGGTTCGGGCGGGAAGCGCGCCCGGCCGCGGTGCTGCTGCGGCTTCACCCCAGGGTCTTGTGGGTCCCCGGCACGCGACCGCGGTGACGCGGGCGCGATTAGGCGGTGACCCGTCAGTTCGCCCGGGGTTCGAGCGAGGGGGGACCGACGAGCCGGATGACACCGTACTCCGGATCTTCCGAGAATTGAACTGCGTGTAGCCGTGGCTGACGGCGCGTCACGAGGAAGAACCCTGAGTAGTCACAGCGGCCAGGTGGTCAGCGCGCGGTCCAGCCACGGCACCACCAGGATCACCGTCGGTAGCACGAGCAGACCCACCGCCATCGTCGCGGCCAGCACGGAGAGTGCGGCCGACCGGGAGTCCGCGCCGTCCAGCCGGTCCAGCCGGCGGCGGCGTTCGCGGGCCGCGCCGGCGCTGTCCATCCCGTCCGGCGCGTCCGGGCTGACCGCGTCGCTGAGCACCGACAACGCCGAGCGCAGCGGCTGCGCCCCGGAGCGTGCCCGGGCGGCGTCGTCCGCCGCCATCTCCAGCAGCAGATGGACGGCGTCCAGCGGCACCCGGCTGCGCAACGGCCGCGGCACCGCCCGGTAGAACGCCGTGAACGACTCCATGACCAGGGCGTGCCGGTAGCGCAGGTGCGCCTGCTCGTGCGCGATGACGGCGGCGACCTGTGCGGTGTCGAGCACCCGCAGCACCCCCTCGCTGAGCACCAGCCGCGGGCGCCGGCCGGGCAGGCAGTACGCGAACGGCAGCGGCCCGTCGAGCACACGCAACCCCTCGGGCACCTGCGCGGGCAGCTCGCCGTGGCGTTCGGCGCTGTCGAGCAGGTCCACCAGCATCCGGTGCCGCGCCCGGCGGGTCCGGGACCGGTAGCTGACCCCGGCCAGCGACACCAGCAGCCGGATGATGATCAGTGTGGCCACGGCCAGGGCGGCGATCAGCGCGGCCGTGCCGACCGGCTTGCCCGGGCCGGACTCGTCGATCAGCTCCTGCGGGCCGGCCAGCACGACGCCGAGCGCACACAGGATGCCGGCCAGCGTGATCGCCTGCCAGAGCACGATGGCGGCCACCGGCGCCCGGTCGGGCCAGCGGGCGGACGCGAGCACCCCCGGCACGACCAGCGACAGGGTCAGGCCGAGCGCGCCGAGCAGGAGAGCGGTCACCGTCTTTTCTTCGAGGCCTCGATCGCAGCGGACAGCGCGGACGGGTCGATCCGCCCGACGAAGTGTGCCAGAGCGGCGTCCCGCACGTCGTCCGGCGCGGCGCTCAGCGCGTCGAGCATCAGCGCCGCGGTCATCTCCTCGCGGGTCTGCGCCGGGGCGTACCGGTAGGCCCGGTCGGCCTTCTGCTGGGTGACCACGCCCTTCTTGGCGAGGCGGTCGAGCACGGTCATCACCGTCGTGTACGCGAGGTCGCGCTCACGGCTGAGCCGCTCGTGGACCTGCCGGACGGTCAACGGCTCGTCCGCGTCCCACAACTGCCGCATGATGTCGCGTTCGAGGTCGCCCAGTGCCATGTGACCCACTCTACTGCACAGCGTCGTACTACGAGCCGTAGTATCTACTACGAGACGTCGTAGAGGGGGCATTCCATGGACGTGCTCGACCTGACCCGGCTGCAGTTCGCGGTCGTGACGATCTACCACTACTTCTTCGTGCCGCTGTCGATCAGCCTCGCGGCCACCGCGGCCGGGCTGCAGCTCACCTGGCTGCGCACGAGCAACGAGAAGTACCGCGACCTCACCAAGTTCGTCGGCAAGCTGCTCATCGTCACGTTCGCCGTGGGCGTGGTCACCGGGCTGGTGCAGGAGTTCCAGTTCGGCATGGGCTGGAGCAACTTCGCCAAGTTCTACGGCGACGTGTTCGGCCCGACCCTGGCGATCGAGGGCATGCTGGCCTTCTTCCTCGAGGCCACGTTCCTCGCGCTGTGGTACTTCGGCTGGGACCGGCTGCCCCGCAAGCTGCACGCCGCCACCATCGTGATCGTCGCGGCCGGCACGATTCTGTCCGCGTTCATCATCCTGGCGGCCAACTCGTTCATGCAGCACCCGGTCGGCTACTCGCTCGACCCGGTCACCGGCCGCGCCCACCTCGACGACTTCGGTGCCCTGCTGCTCAACAAGGTCAACCTCGCCGCGTTCCCGCACACCCTGGCCGGTGCGGTCATGGTCGGCGGCTCGCTGCTGCTGGCCATCGCCGCGTGGCGGCTCAAGAGCGTCCAGGACCCCGGATTCCGTACGCTCGCCCGGCTGGGTGCCTGGCTGACCGTCGTCGGCGGCGCGCTCACCGCGCTCACCGGCGACCACCTCGGCAAGGTGATGACCGAGGTGCAGCCGATGAAGATGGCCGCGGCCGAAGCCCTCTACAGTACGACGACCGGGGCGCCCTTCTCCGCCTTCGCGCTCGGTAAGCTGGACGGCAGCGAGCCCTACTTCACGCTCGACATCCCGTACCTGCTGTCGATCCTCGGCAAGGGTGACCCGCACGCCACCGTGCAGGGCATCAACGACCTGCAGGCGCAGTACACCGCCCAGTACGGGCCGGGCAGCTACATCCCGATGATCCCGGTGGCGTTCTGGGCGTTCCGGCTGATGATCGGCATCGGCATGCTGGCCATGGCGGTCGCCGCCTACTACCTCTGGTCCACCCGCAAGGGCCGGGCGCCGCAGCGGTGGCACGACCGGCAGCTGCGGCGCTTCCTGCCGCTGATCCCGCTGCTGCCCACCGCGGCCAACTCCATCGGCTGGATCTTCACCGAGACCGCCCGCCAGCCGTGGATCGCGTTCGGCATCTCCAAGGTCGCCGACGGCATCTCCCCCGGGCTGACCCGCGGCGAGGTGCTCGTCTCGCTGGCCGGCTTCGCGCTGATCTACGGCATCGTCGCGGTCGTCTGGTTCCGGCTGATCCGGCACCTGTCCCGTCAGCCACTCACCCCGCCCGCCACCACGGACGTGCCCCCGGCCGGGGCGCCCGTCCGCGAGCCCGCACCCGTCTACTAGGAGCTCCGATGGTCACCCTGTGGTTCTCCCTCGTCGTCCTGTCCTGGGTGCTGTTCTTCGTGCTCGAGGGCTTCGACTTCGGCGTCGGCCTGCTCGGCCCGGTGCTCGGGCGCGACGATCACGAGCGCGGCGCGATCGTGCGTACCGTCGGGCCGTTCTGGGACGGCAACGAGGTCTGGCTGGTCGCCGCGATCGGTGTCACCTTCGCCGCGTTCCCCGACTGGTACGCCGCCCTGCTGTCGGCGCTCTACCTGCCGATGGCCGCGATCCTGCTGCTGCTGGCCATCCGCGGGGTGGCCCTGGAGTTCCGCGGCAAGGGCCACGGCGAGCGCTGGCGGCGCCGCTGCGACACCGCCCTGGCCGCCAGCTCGGCCGGCATCGTGCTGCTCTGGGGTGCGGTGCTCGGCGTCCTCACCCACGGGCTGCGCCTCGGCCCCGACGGCCAGGTCACCGGCACCGGGCCGGGCCGCAGCCTGGGCCCGCTGCTGTCCTGGCCCGCGCTGGCCGGTGCCGCCCTCGCGCTGTTCGCCGCGCTGGTGCTGGGCGCCGCGTTCCTGGCCCTGCGCACCACCGGCCCGGTGCACGCCCGGGCGCACCGCTGGACCGTCCGGCTCGCCGCCCTCGGCACCGCCGCGCTGACCGTCGCGGGCCTCGCCGGCATGTCGCGGCTCCTGCTGGCGGGGGCGGTCCTGCTGCTGGGCATCACCCTGATCGCCCGGTACGGCCGGGAGGCGCTCGCCTTCGCCGGGGCGGCGCTCGGGGTGGCCGGGGCTGTCGTCGCGGTCTTCACCCACCACGGCGACGTCGTGCTGCGCAGCACCCTGGACCCGGCCTGGTCGCTGACGATGACCGGCGCGGCCGCCACCGGTTCGGCGCTCGAGCTGATCACTGTCGTGGGCGTGGTGGTGCTCCCCGGCGTACTCGTCTACCAGGCGTTCTCCTACTGGGTGTTCCGCAGGCGCGTGGCCAGCGAACGGGTCGCCTCATGAGCACCGTGTCCCGGGCGCCGATCGACCCGCGGCTGCTGCGGCACGCGCGCTCGGGCCGCGCCGGGGTCGCGGTCCTGTCGGTGCTCGGGGCGGGACAGGCCGCGGCGACCCTGCTCGTCGCGGTCGCCCTGGCCCGCATCGTCACCGGCCACGACGCGATCGCGCTGCTCGCGGCGGCCTTCGTGCTGCGAGCCGCGCTGACCTGGGCCGAACAGGTCGTGGCCCAGCGCACCGCCGCCCGCGTCATCGGCGAGCTGCGCCGGCGCACCCTGCGGGCGGTCCTGCGGCACGGCCCGGCCTGGACCGCGGGGTACGGCAGTGGCCGGCTGATCGCCACGCTGACCGGCGGTCTCGACGCGCTGCGCCCGTGGTTCAGCGGCTACCTGCCGGCGCTGGTGCTCGGCGTCGCGCTGCCCCCGCTGGTGCTGCTCGCGATGGCGTTCGTCGACCCGGCGTCCGCACTGATCGCGCTGGTCACCCTGCCGCTGGTGCCGGTGCTCGGCGCGCTGATCGGCTGGGCCACCCGCAAGCGCGCCGACCAGGCCTGGGCCGCTGACGCCCGGCTGGCCGGCCATTTCCTCGACGTCGTGCGCGGCCTGACCACCCTGCGCGTCTTCGGCCGCGCCGAGCGGCAGATCACCGTCGTGCGCGACCTGACCGAGCAGCACCGTACGGCCACCATGCGCGTGCTCCGCGTCGCCTTCCTGTCGTCGACGGCGCTGGACCTGGTCGGCACGCTGTCGGTCGGCCTCATCGCCGTCGAGGCCGGGCTGCGCGTCGCCGCCGGCAGCATGCCCCTGGGCGCGGCGCTGCTGATCATCCTCCTGGCCCCGGAGGCCTACCGGCCGCTGCGCGAGATGGCGGCCCGGTTCCATGCGAGCGCGGACGCATCCGCGGTGATCGGAGATGTGGACGAGGTGCTGACCGACGAGGCGGCGTATCTGCCGCTACCCCTGACCGGGACCCGGCCGGGCGTGATCGTGTCCCGGCTGCGGGTGCGCCACCCCGGCGCGGCGGTGGACGCGCTGGTGCTGGACGGCCTGACCGTGCGCGACCACGAGATCGTCGCGCTGCGTGGCCCGTCCGGCGCGGGCAAGACCACAGCGCTGCGGGTGCTGGCCGGTCTGCAGGCGGCCGGTGCCGGCCGGGTGTCGCTGTCCGGCCCGGGCGTGCTCTACCTGCCCCAGCGCCCGGTGCTGCCGCACACCCGTACGGTGGCCGACGTGTTCCCCGGGCTTCGCCAGGCCGAGGTGACCGCGGCGCTGGCAACGGTGGGCCTGGACACCGAACTGGACCCGTCGACGGTGCTGGGCGAGCACGGCGCCGGCGTGTCGTCGGGCCAGCGGCAGCGGCTCGCCCTGGCGGCGCTGCTGCGGGCGGCGGCCCGGGAGCCGGTGGTGCTGCTGCTCGACGAGCCGACGGCCCACCTGGACGCGGCAGCCGAGCGACTAGTGCTCGCCCAGCTACGGCAGGCGGCCGGACGCGGGTGCGCCATCCTGGTGACCGCCCACCGCCCCGCCCTGCTGGCCGCGGCCGACCGGACCGTGGACGTCACCCCGCCCGCCACGCCCCCGCAGACCGCTGCCGCAACGGCAGTACCCGCACCGCCAACGGTCGCTCCGGGCCCGTCGGAGCCGGGGCCGTCGGAGCCGGGGCCGGGCGGGCGGCGCCGGTGGCTGTCCTCGACGGGCACCGCGGTGACGGCGGGCGCGGCCGGTTCGCTGGCCGGGATCGTGCTGACCGGCGCCGCCGCCTGGCTGCTCGTCCGCGCGGCATCGCTGCCGCCGGTGCTGACGCTGTCCGCCGCGGTCGTGCTGGTCCGGGGGTCCGCCGTGGCCCGGCCGCTGCTGCGCTACCTCGAACGGCTCGTCTCGCACGACGTCGCCTTCG includes:
- a CDS encoding BlaI/MecI/CopY family transcriptional regulator, which codes for MALGDLERDIMRQLWDADEPLTVRQVHERLSRERDLAYTTVMTVLDRLAKKGVVTQQKADRAYRYAPAQTREEMTAALMLDALSAAPDDVRDAALAHFVGRIDPSALSAAIEASKKRR
- a CDS encoding cytochrome ubiquinol oxidase subunit I, whose amino-acid sequence is MDVLDLTRLQFAVVTIYHYFFVPLSISLAATAAGLQLTWLRTSNEKYRDLTKFVGKLLIVTFAVGVVTGLVQEFQFGMGWSNFAKFYGDVFGPTLAIEGMLAFFLEATFLALWYFGWDRLPRKLHAATIVIVAAGTILSAFIILAANSFMQHPVGYSLDPVTGRAHLDDFGALLLNKVNLAAFPHTLAGAVMVGGSLLLAIAAWRLKSVQDPGFRTLARLGAWLTVVGGALTALTGDHLGKVMTEVQPMKMAAAEALYSTTTGAPFSAFALGKLDGSEPYFTLDIPYLLSILGKGDPHATVQGINDLQAQYTAQYGPGSYIPMIPVAFWAFRLMIGIGMLAMAVAAYYLWSTRKGRAPQRWHDRQLRRFLPLIPLLPTAANSIGWIFTETARQPWIAFGISKVADGISPGLTRGEVLVSLAGFALIYGIVAVVWFRLIRHLSRQPLTPPATTDVPPAGAPVREPAPVY
- the trpB gene encoding tryptophan synthase subunit beta, which encodes MTVIATRYLREPAVGGRFGEFGGRFVPEALIPACAAVEEAFRDAWADAGFRHQLDMFRTRYAGRPTALTPAWNLSAELGITLLLKREDLAHTGSHKINNVLGQALLAQRMGKTRLIAETGAGQHGVATATAAALFGLRATVYMGERDIDRQALNVARMQLLGAEVVPVTAGSRTLKDATNEAMRQWVAAVDDSHFCLGSVAGPHPYPWMIREFQSVIGDEARRQVAAELPTGVPDVVVACVGGGSNAAGTFAGFADTTARLIGVEAAGGAAMTDGTPGVVHGSRSLVLQNADGQVAEAHSIAAGLDYPGVGPEHAHLGRSGRATYVTVSDDEVLAALHRLARAEGIICALESAHAVAWVLRAAGTDELPRGSTVLLTLSGRGDKDLGQLR
- a CDS encoding M56 family metallopeptidase, which produces MTALLLGALGLTLSLVVPGVLASARWPDRAPVAAIVLWQAITLAGILCALGVVLAGPQELIDESGPGKPVGTAALIAALAVATLIIIRLLVSLAGVSYRSRTRRARHRMLVDLLDSAERHGELPAQVPEGLRVLDGPLPFAYCLPGRRPRLVLSEGVLRVLDTAQVAAVIAHEQAHLRYRHALVMESFTAFYRAVPRPLRSRVPLDAVHLLLEMAADDAARARSGAQPLRSALSVLSDAVSPDAPDGMDSAGAARERRRRLDRLDGADSRSAALSVLAATMAVGLLVLPTVILVVPWLDRALTTWPL
- the cydB gene encoding cytochrome d ubiquinol oxidase subunit II, with translation MVTLWFSLVVLSWVLFFVLEGFDFGVGLLGPVLGRDDHERGAIVRTVGPFWDGNEVWLVAAIGVTFAAFPDWYAALLSALYLPMAAILLLLAIRGVALEFRGKGHGERWRRRCDTALAASSAGIVLLWGAVLGVLTHGLRLGPDGQVTGTGPGRSLGPLLSWPALAGAALALFAALVLGAAFLALRTTGPVHARAHRWTVRLAALGTAALTVAGLAGMSRLLLAGAVLLLGITLIARYGREALAFAGAALGVAGAVVAVFTHHGDVVLRSTLDPAWSLTMTGAAATGSALELITVVGVVVLPGVLVYQAFSYWVFRRRVASERVAS
- a CDS encoding diguanylate cyclase domain-containing protein, whose translation is MQTTATRATMFARHGMEPILALVAVVVLDGFGLIGTAPLWAFATTLGAGAILQQPAVQRVLAGDNRPGLDVALQMWIATVTSYLLGWGALLAVAHAYILVLHLHRAGSRAWKPAALAGVTSLAAGQAAVAAGWLPTHLDVAESHVLAALVALGTVATARALGRFVAQREQAEVATRLSEDRFRALVRDGSEVITMSDADGNVSYVSPAALPVMGYRPEELHGRVLHGLFHPEDEVASMELFTRLLASDSTVEHSAELRVRHANGSWHWHEIIARNMLAHPAVHAIVSHQRDITERRAVQDRIAYAASHDSLTGLANGPTLKRDLERALAQGTRYQHPVAMLFCDLDGFKAVNDTYGHDVGDRLLQTISTVIKRTTRDTDTAGRLGGDEFGVVLTRVRNAEEAVGVAQRLIDGITSNASVAGLKLDVGCSVGVALAYAGGSDAKALMRHADAAMYRSKRRGRNNATLYVEEEVIAPWM
- a CDS encoding SCO5389 family protein, which encodes MSLNVSPDLLAVAERGDVTDVEFVNCVRTSLPYAWQVVSLVMAELHRADAEFADHEVPPPSEAERGQLLRALASDAIRGGLERHFGAKLAFQNCHRVAAFRFPAVDNERYQAFVSPRGQLLNQSPELRNC
- a CDS encoding C40 family peptidase encodes the protein MKRVGARRATILRSLLGVIAAVGVMLVPTAAHATPSPSSVEKQITEQWNKLEPLIEQYNKVHNELIKNRAQLKVINKKLEPLELQVDLAMSQVGSMASDAYMRGSPGALQSMVVTGTPTGLTEKLTYLDQIARHQQEQVAGVAKLRDKYAKDKQDLATLTDAVAARDKDLATRKNQIQKKVDDLQKLRIQAYGASGADQGPLELGPCPQTFTQEPGNIAAQKACSLIGKPYIFGSAGPTGYDCSGLTQVAWRTVGVSLAHFTGDQVQSGRAISRSDLRIGDLIFYGSPVHHVAIYVGNGLIVHAPHTGDKVRMAKIDYPGTPSAYRRVG
- a CDS encoding SGNH/GDSL hydrolase family protein; this encodes MMRLLGSGALPGGLRLLGLAGSLGLLMPAGCAAPAAPPPSGMSSPSSSGVPSSGAAPAVTRVLRVMPLGDSITMGAGSVDGSGYRALLYRRLTAAGIRVDFVGSQHTGAGPDADHEGHSGWTLTQLARHLDAWLDTARPDVVLLHAGTNDLRTPAAAALAPQVLTRVLATIARDRPAAEVYVAEIIGNQDIGDGRTRQRRADAYNEQVPAIVAAAGAHFHLVDQSAVRGPADLSDKLHPNDAGYRQMAATWFHALQQL